ATGACGCCTTCGTAGGTTTTTTCGGACGCAGTGTAGAACTGCGCGATGCGGGTGAGATTGCCGGTAACCAGTGGAAGCACGCCGGTGGCCAGGGGATCGAGGGTGCCGAGATGGCCGATGGAGCGTTCGTGCAAAATGCGGCGAGCCCGGTTGACCACGTCGTGCGAGGTGAGTCCGGCGGGCTTGTCGATGATGAGGACGGCATTCATCAGGAAATTTGGTAATTTAGTGATTGAGTAATTTGGTAATTGAACATCCCGAAGCCTTTTCGCGAATGGCGGCGGAGACCTGTCAGGTTTTTCAATTTCCCAATTACAAATTACCAAATTACTAAATTCCCGATATGTTTCCTATCAAAGACGATCAGCCGAGCTACAGCACACCGTTTGTGAACTACTTTTTGATCGCGCTGAATATTCTGGTTTATCTGTTTCAATCCCTGCTGGACCCGCAGAGTTACGAACTGTTTGCGCGGCAGTTTGGGGTGGTGCCCAACCATCTGGCGCTGGCGCTGGCGGGGTCGCCGAAATATTCCGTGGGCGCGGTGGCCCTTACTTTTCTGACGTCGATGTTTGTGCATGCGGGCTGGATGCACGTACTGGGCAATATGTGGTTTCTGTTTATTTTTGGCGACAACGTTGAAGATTATCTGGGGCACTTTTCGTACCTGCTGTTTTACTTGTTGTGCGGATTGATTGCGATGAGCGCGCAGGTGGCGATTTATCCCCACTCGACCCTGCCGACGGTGGGGGCCAGCGGGGCGATTGCGGGGATTCTGGGAGCTTACTTTCTGGTCTATCCACGGGCCCGGGTGCTGACGTGGTTCTTTGTGTTCGTCATGTATCTGCCGGCCTGGGTGGTGTTGGGCGAGTGGTTTGTGTTGCAGTTTCTTTCCGGGGCGGAGACCCTGTCCATGGCGCATCGGGGAGATATGGGAGGCGTTGCGGTGTGGGCGCACGTTGGAGGATTTGTGGCCGGGATGGTGATGGTTAAGTTGTTTCCGGAGCGGGCGCGACGAACGCCGTATGCGTATCGGTAGCTCTTTGCCTGCACCAAGAATCCCCTTCAAACTTGGGCCTCAGGCAGAGTAGAGATCCTTCGACTGTGTTGAGGCTCCGCTTTTAGCGGAGCCTCAATCCTCGCTCAGGATGACAATCCTCTTTTTCCTGCTTCAACTTCTTACTTCTTGGGTGCTTACTTCTTCGGTCGCGACTCGGGCGGGACCAGGCCTGCCAGGCGGTAGTAGACGGCGAGTTGGCCGTAGTGCTCGCCACAGTGTTCGACGAAGCCGTAAGCCCAATCGATCACGCGGACTTGCTGATGGGCAAACGGATCGACCACAAGGTCGGACAAGCCTTTGTCGCCTTTGGCCTTGATGGCGGCGGCGCCGTCGGCGAAAGACTTTTTTACGAAGGCGACGATGTCGGCTTTGGTCTTGTATCGGTCACGGCTGGGATTTTCATCGACTTTCTCGTTGTTGCCCATCGTCGGATTCGTGAAGTAGTAGTTGGCGCCGGCCATGTGCAGCAGTTGCTGGGCAAAGCTGCGCTGCGCGGGCGTGGGCTTGAAGTCATACTTGTCTTCGGGAAAATCTTCGGCCATCGCGATGAGCTTGCGTCCGATGTCGTTCCAGGAATCGAGGACGACTTTGGACGGAGGATCGGGCGGTTTGACGGCTGTGTCTTTCTTCATGGCGTCTTGCGCATGCGCCGGGAAAGACAGGATCGCGGCGAACAGGGCTACAGCTAGAAACGGTTTCATCATTGAGATTTCCTCCAGGGGAAATGAGCGGGGTAATTGTAGCTGGAGTTGGGGTGGGAGGAAAGGCGAGCCAAGAGCAGTTGTAAAAAGCGAGGGAGGCATGCGCCTTTGCGGCCGAGGGCGAGGACGCGCTCGGGACAGCCGGCGGGACGCCGGCGCTACTTTTGAGTGCGTTGTTGATCACCTATAAGGTTCCGCCTGTGGGACGGATTTCCAGATTTTCCATCGTTGCATTTTCGGGTAGCAGGATGGCTTGGACTACCGCTTGCGCGACGGTTTCGGGATCGAGCATTTTCTTGCGGGGGGCTTGGGGCCAGAGAGTCGTCCAGATGTCGGTGTTGGTGGCGCCGGGAAGAAGGGCGATGACGCGGATGCCGCGCGGACGAAGTTCTTCGCGCAGAGTGTTGGTAAGGCCGAGGGCGGCATGCTTCGAGGCGTTATAGGCGGCGGAGCCTGGGAAAACGCGAGTGGCAGCGATAGAGAGATTGTTCACGACTGCGGATCCGCATTTCATCATCGCGAGCGCGGCCTGCGTGACCAGGAATGTGCCGTCGAGATTGGTGGCGAGGACATCTTTCCAGACGGGATATGGGAGTTTCTCGACTGGAAGATTGGGGTGCGCGATGCCGGCGTTGTTGATGAGAATATCAAGGCGCTGGAATTGGCGGCGTGCGGCGCGGAAGAGTGCCTCGACGGAGTGCGGGTCGCGGACATCGCACGCCTGAGTGCGGACTTTTATTTTCTTGCGCGCCACTTCTCTGTTGATTTTGGCGAGAGCGGCTTCATCGCGGGCGGCAAGCATCAGATTGCAGCCTTCGGCAGCGAGGGCGCGAGCGATGGCAAGTCCGATGCCGCGAGTCGCGCCGGTGATGAGGGCGACCTGGCCCCGAAGGGGCTTAGGTGGAGTGCGCTTCGTCGGAATTGTGAGCCTCCGTGGGTCGACACATCTTAACGCAGGGCCCAACATTGTCCCGACTCGGTGAGCTCAAAATCCCCATCCTCTCGCAGAGAACGCGAGAAGGATGGGGCAACCGCAGCTCAGTCAGGCAATTTCGTATTCGGTTTGTACCAGCCCGCTGGGATAGGACTGGGTGCGGATGTGGCGGAGCCTCACGTCATGCAGCAGGGTACCGAAGAGAGGGATGCCTTGGCCGATGAGAACTGGGACGCGGGTGATGATCAAGCGGTGGATGAAACCGGCGCGGAGGAATTGTTGAATGGTAACGCCTCCGTCGATGTAGACATGATGGATGCCGCTAGCGGCGAGTTTAGCTACGATCTCGGAGGGAGGCCCGGACATTTGCTCGACAACCGGTTCGACTACGCCTCCGCGCACTCCGGAAAAATTGATGGGGTTCGAGCTGAGGACTACGACGCGTTTATTACCGTAGGGCCATTCGGGAAAGGCGAGAACGGTCTCGAAGGTTCTGCGGCCGACGACGATGGCGTCGAGGCTGGCGAAGAACTCGGTATAGCCGTGCGGTTCGCCGCCGCCGGGCGGCAGAAAGTCAAGTGCGTCGTTGGGACGGGCGATGAAGCCGTCGACGCTGGTGCCGATGAAGACAGAGCAAAGCATAGGGGAATCCTTCTCCAAGTGACCCCAGGGGCTAAAGCCCGCATCATTCTATCTATTTTCTTTACGCGGCCCTAAAGGGCCGCTCTTCCACTGCTCTCGTGACGCGTCGATGGAGCTTGACCCTTCCACCGACACCATTACATGCCGTTGGGGCGCTGGCGGATCAGGGAGAGGAATTCGGAGCGGGTTTCTTCTTCATTGCGGAAACAGCCCAGCATCGAAGACGTGACGGCGGCGGAGTGCTGTTTTTCGACGCCGCGCATCATCATGCAGAGGTGGCGGGCTTCGATGACGACACCGACGCCTTGCGGTTCGATGACTTTCTGAATGGTTTCGGCGATCTGGGTAGTGAGGCGCTCCTGAATTTGCAGGCGACGCGAGAACAGTTCGATGAGGCGCGGAATTTTGCTGAGCCCGATGACGCGTCCGTTGGGAATGTAGGCGACGTGAACTTTGCCGAAAAAGGGCAGCAGGTGGTGTTCGCACAGGCTGAACATCTCGATGTCTTTGACGATGACCATTTCGTCGTAGCTCACGGTGAAGAGCGCGCCTTTGAGCAAGGTGTCGGGATCTTGTTGGTAGCCCTTGGTCAGGAACTTCATGGCTTTGTGAACGCGTTCGGGTGTGGCGTTGAGGCCTTCGCGATCGGGATCTTCGCCGAGACGGACGAGCATTTCGTGGACGAGATCTTCGAAGGTGGCGCTGGTGAGGGTGGGAGGTTCGATTGTGGGTTGAGTCGTGGCTGGCTTCATAGTTTAAGTGTGCTCAGCTTTCCGGAATTGCATAGGTCCCTTCGACTTCGCTCAGGGCAGGCTCTTCGGCGCAAAGGACGCGCCTCAGGATGACACGGCTAATGCCGCAATTTATTTTCTCCGCAGTATTCGAAGCTGTTCATCATAGTCTCTTCCAGTTTCACTCTTTCCAGATGCGCGTTGTGGAAGCCGCGCTGCAATATTTCGAAGATTTCGATGGAGAGATTTTCCGTGGTGGGCACGAGTTGGGCGAATTCTGTCTGCATGTTCAAATTCTCGAGATCATAGCGGGAGATCACTTCCCTTTCGACGAATCCGTCGAGATCGACGAGATTGCAAACCATGCCGGTGGAGCGGTCGACGGGACCGCTGACGGTGACTTCAAGTGTGTAATTGTGACCGTGTCCGTGAGGGTTGTTGCACTTGCCGTAAGTGGCGAGGTTTTCGGCGAGCGACATGGCCGCGCTGTCGAGGCGGTGGGAGGCGGAGAAGCGGTAGCGGCGGGTGAGGTGGGCTTTCATTTCGATCGTTAGTCGTTAGTCGTTAGTCGTTGGCCGTTTGCTTTCCAGTTCATCTTGTCCCTCTTCGTTTTTTCTAGCTGGCTTCTCCATAGAAATCTACGAACAGGTCTGGGGTTTCGTAGACGCGGACGCGGTGTAGTTGCGCTTGCTGGAGCTTCGGTTCCAGGCGCTGCCAGATGGCGATGGCTAGATTTTCGGTGGTCGGAATCTGCGTGAAGAATTCGGGGACTTCTTTGTTGAGGAAGCGGTGGTCCATGGCGTCGAGAACTTCGCGGTGCATGATTTCTTTGAGCTGTTTGAGA
Above is a window of Candidatus Sulfotelmatobacter sp. DNA encoding:
- a CDS encoding rhomboid family intramembrane serine protease → MFPIKDDQPSYSTPFVNYFLIALNILVYLFQSLLDPQSYELFARQFGVVPNHLALALAGSPKYSVGAVALTFLTSMFVHAGWMHVLGNMWFLFIFGDNVEDYLGHFSYLLFYLLCGLIAMSAQVAIYPHSTLPTVGASGAIAGILGAYFLVYPRARVLTWFFVFVMYLPAWVVLGEWFVLQFLSGAETLSMAHRGDMGGVAVWAHVGGFVAGMVMVKLFPERARRTPYAYR
- a CDS encoding DinB family protein — encoded protein: MMKPFLAVALFAAILSFPAHAQDAMKKDTAVKPPDPPSKVVLDSWNDIGRKLIAMAEDFPEDKYDFKPTPAQRSFAQQLLHMAGANYYFTNPTMGNNEKVDENPSRDRYKTKADIVAFVKKSFADGAAAIKAKGDKGLSDLVVDPFAHQQVRVIDWAYGFVEHCGEHYGQLAVYYRLAGLVPPESRPKK
- a CDS encoding SDR family oxidoreductase produces the protein MLGPALRCVDPRRLTIPTKRTPPKPLRGQVALITGATRGIGLAIARALAAEGCNLMLAARDEAALAKINREVARKKIKVRTQACDVRDPHSVEALFRAARRQFQRLDILINNAGIAHPNLPVEKLPYPVWKDVLATNLDGTFLVTQAALAMMKCGSAVVNNLSIAATRVFPGSAAYNASKHAALGLTNTLREELRPRGIRVIALLPGATNTDIWTTLWPQAPRKKMLDPETVAQAVVQAILLPENATMENLEIRPTGGTL
- a CDS encoding dihydrofolate reductase family protein — encoded protein: MLCSVFIGTSVDGFIARPNDALDFLPPGGGEPHGYTEFFASLDAIVVGRRTFETVLAFPEWPYGNKRVVVLSSNPINFSGVRGGVVEPVVEQMSGPPSEIVAKLAASGIHHVYIDGGVTIQQFLRAGFIHRLIITRVPVLIGQGIPLFGTLLHDVRLRHIRTQSYPSGLVQTEYEIA
- the folE gene encoding GTP cyclohydrolase I FolE is translated as MKPATTQPTIEPPTLTSATFEDLVHEMLVRLGEDPDREGLNATPERVHKAMKFLTKGYQQDPDTLLKGALFTVSYDEMVIVKDIEMFSLCEHHLLPFFGKVHVAYIPNGRVIGLSKIPRLIELFSRRLQIQERLTTQIAETIQKVIEPQGVGVVIEARHLCMMMRGVEKQHSAAVTSSMLGCFRNEEETRSEFLSLIRQRPNGM
- a CDS encoding 6-carboxytetrahydropterin synthase; translation: MKAHLTRRYRFSASHRLDSAAMSLAENLATYGKCNNPHGHGHNYTLEVTVSGPVDRSTGMVCNLVDLDGFVEREVISRYDLENLNMQTEFAQLVPTTENLSIEIFEILQRGFHNAHLERVKLEETMMNSFEYCGENKLRH
- a CDS encoding 6-carboxytetrahydropterin synthase: MVFLTRKAEFSASHYYHNPDFTPEENLRLFGKCNNPYGHGHNYTLEVTVKGEVDPRSGFVVDLKQLKEIMHREVLDAMDHRFLNKEVPEFFTQIPTTENLAIAIWQRLEPKLQQAQLHRVRVYETPDLFVDFYGEAS